One part of the Dyadobacter sp. 676 genome encodes these proteins:
- a CDS encoding SGNH/GDSL hydrolase family protein: protein MQNLTRLSGRLLLLAAVMLAHIQAAVGQSTTTKSLRTQINNTLPTNTARSITAEKLRAVFLSSANAIDSIYTTISQANTIGEYDASTGIATISATDSTITPDSVANFADGKYFDVVKAGNRAITGVAVDMQVGGKIIARGGRWGYIPPSDLALAKTAYLENKLPYKNLANPALFTNDGFINGATGAYGANTAYGYTGFIEVTPGLAYTGKGASANGMRHVAFYNAARAFVAGGYSANTTTFTVPAGVKYVIATYYTQDKATFQFEQSDTPTSFVGYGTAILANTLVNPALVTTTATSRFITDAERVAWNKKLDQAQIVLDTLPTSKNLFNPSNIVTGTNNVVQTSTGSFLTLAGWIRTGPIKCKANTTYTISGLISRNSKAVRYEDANGVFISFTPPPGTVTGTTMTFTTPAGAARMIINLQRDTETIVLSAVQVEESATATSFTAYTELVTLKTLLGRALTKNDVGLSNVNNTADVSKPVSTAQLAAINTKVDTSAVAWTLTGKSKNLADPAAYTDGGYMENTGAVVTNAGYGYTGFIEVTPGLTYSGFDGTNGMRKTCFFDASKAQVSGGSSANVTSFTVPAGVKYVRVSYYIGGKSTFQFEQAPAPTFFASYAPGTKALAAVFGAPVTQNAVNAKRTITLADCERILLVGDSYSVGYNALPGKNYISTLSMFSDWNLDNYSKSGDATDMILARLLANSAQYKGVVPTRLKGGGYAVIISFTNDVGKSVINSTDQLNTYLANIRLLAEALKGLGYKPVVATEYHASTGTNGTGLVQAALSQLCEENGYIFMDIYEKTRYLKGASNFASYWEGSHPGMRTNAVFWANMLPYVNALPRPKWGIKIYRKRDFVSVSSVADLMYTGATERAKKFKEILVTGQAMTPATYNKYDDQANWAPTSNVVSVSEYYDLMNGNAIAMGDYSLMEVTVNSTPEKISRLDIKVGAVDAVYIKNHITQTWAPLTVTGGVVSLTDFASQLNFDKASLLIVKAGGWNMSAPQIDFYGVEGKSYYQKPAPRELRTAELVATRNFNAGTTGWTVTGTISPAVPEDSGSMPTGVTQVATISTGNSVSQTVTFAAATYKRRAQLKVIARRNPPRYDSANEFPVNSPITLDSYDFANVRAIVTKGTNTISMKQVVGMHWTEAVFEFDVAAGDTSYTIGIQKDDQDFELADLSLKIE from the coding sequence ATGCAGAATTTAACCCGGTTATCGGGCCGCCTGTTACTGTTAGCCGCCGTGATGCTTGCCCATATTCAGGCGGCAGTCGGCCAATCGACCACCACGAAGTCGCTTCGGACGCAGATCAACAACACCCTTCCCACCAACACCGCCCGCTCGATCACGGCCGAGAAATTACGGGCCGTTTTCCTTTCGTCTGCTAACGCCATTGATTCGATCTACACGACGATTTCCCAGGCTAATACAATCGGCGAATATGATGCCAGTACAGGTATAGCGACCATTTCGGCGACCGATTCGACCATTACACCGGATTCAGTGGCCAATTTCGCAGACGGCAAATATTTTGACGTGGTAAAGGCAGGCAACCGGGCTATTACCGGCGTGGCCGTCGATATGCAGGTGGGCGGCAAGATCATCGCCAGGGGTGGCCGCTGGGGGTACATCCCTCCAAGCGACCTGGCCCTGGCCAAAACGGCCTACCTGGAAAATAAGCTGCCTTATAAGAACCTGGCCAATCCGGCACTGTTCACCAACGACGGGTTTATTAATGGAGCTACCGGCGCCTACGGGGCCAACACTGCTTACGGGTATACCGGGTTTATTGAAGTAACACCAGGGCTTGCGTACACCGGCAAAGGCGCTTCCGCCAACGGCATGCGCCACGTTGCGTTCTACAATGCGGCCCGCGCGTTTGTGGCAGGAGGGTATAGCGCTAATACAACTACCTTCACCGTTCCGGCAGGTGTTAAATACGTGATAGCCACCTATTACACGCAAGACAAGGCCACATTTCAATTTGAACAGAGCGATACGCCAACCAGCTTTGTGGGGTATGGAACGGCCATTCTGGCCAATACGCTGGTAAACCCGGCCCTGGTCACCACCACAGCCACCAGCCGGTTCATTACCGACGCCGAGCGTGTGGCCTGGAACAAAAAGCTAGACCAGGCCCAAATCGTTTTAGACACCCTTCCGACCAGTAAGAACCTTTTTAACCCGTCGAATATCGTAACGGGGACGAACAACGTAGTCCAGACTTCCACCGGCTCATTTTTAACCCTGGCGGGCTGGATCCGCACCGGCCCGATCAAGTGTAAGGCTAATACCACTTATACGATCAGCGGGCTAATTTCTCGCAACAGTAAGGCGGTGCGCTACGAGGATGCAAACGGCGTTTTTATTTCGTTCACTCCGCCGCCAGGAACGGTTACGGGCACCACGATGACGTTCACCACGCCAGCCGGGGCCGCAAGGATGATCATCAATTTGCAGCGGGACACGGAAACAATCGTTTTGTCGGCCGTCCAGGTTGAAGAGTCCGCCACCGCAACCAGCTTTACAGCTTACACCGAGCTGGTGACGCTCAAAACCCTGCTGGGCCGCGCCCTGACGAAAAACGACGTGGGCCTGTCTAATGTCAACAACACGGCCGACGTTTCCAAACCGGTTTCCACCGCCCAGCTGGCCGCCATTAATACAAAGGTGGATACGTCGGCCGTAGCCTGGACGCTGACCGGGAAAAGTAAGAACCTGGCAGATCCTGCCGCCTACACGGATGGCGGGTATATGGAGAATACCGGCGCGGTGGTCACCAACGCCGGTTACGGCTATACGGGCTTTATCGAGGTTACGCCCGGGCTGACGTATTCAGGCTTTGACGGCACGAATGGCATGCGGAAAACCTGCTTTTTTGACGCCAGTAAAGCGCAAGTTTCCGGCGGATCCAGCGCAAATGTTACCAGTTTCACAGTGCCCGCAGGCGTCAAGTATGTGCGCGTGAGCTACTATATAGGCGGCAAATCCACGTTCCAGTTCGAGCAGGCGCCAGCGCCTACATTTTTTGCATCCTATGCGCCGGGAACGAAGGCCCTTGCGGCCGTTTTTGGGGCGCCCGTCACGCAAAACGCGGTGAACGCAAAGCGCACCATTACCCTGGCCGATTGTGAGCGTATCTTACTGGTAGGGGATAGCTATTCGGTGGGCTACAATGCGCTTCCGGGCAAAAACTACATTTCTACCCTTAGCATGTTTTCGGACTGGAACCTGGATAACTATTCGAAATCCGGGGATGCTACGGACATGATTTTGGCCCGGCTACTGGCCAATTCCGCCCAGTACAAGGGCGTGGTGCCAACCCGGTTAAAAGGCGGCGGGTATGCGGTCATTATCAGCTTTACCAACGATGTGGGTAAATCGGTGATCAATTCCACCGATCAGCTCAATACTTACCTGGCCAATATCCGGCTGCTGGCCGAAGCGCTCAAAGGGCTGGGCTATAAACCGGTTGTGGCCACCGAATACCACGCCAGTACCGGCACAAACGGTACGGGCCTTGTGCAAGCGGCATTATCACAGCTTTGCGAGGAAAACGGCTACATTTTCATGGACATCTATGAGAAAACCCGCTACCTGAAAGGCGCTTCGAATTTTGCCAGCTACTGGGAAGGTTCGCACCCTGGAATGCGCACGAATGCGGTTTTCTGGGCAAATATGTTGCCGTACGTAAATGCGCTTCCGCGCCCTAAATGGGGGATCAAAATCTACCGGAAGCGGGATTTTGTAAGTGTTTCCAGCGTGGCGGATCTGATGTATACCGGCGCCACCGAACGGGCGAAGAAGTTTAAAGAAATCCTGGTAACCGGTCAGGCGATGACGCCCGCAACTTACAACAAGTACGACGACCAGGCCAACTGGGCGCCGACTAGCAACGTGGTCAGCGTCAGCGAGTATTACGATCTGATGAACGGCAATGCCATTGCAATGGGCGATTACTCGCTGATGGAGGTAACGGTAAACAGCACGCCGGAAAAAATCAGCCGCCTGGATATTAAAGTGGGCGCCGTCGATGCGGTCTACATCAAAAACCACATTACCCAGACCTGGGCGCCACTGACGGTTACCGGTGGGGTGGTGAGCCTGACCGATTTTGCAAGCCAGCTCAATTTTGACAAAGCCAGCTTACTGATCGTCAAGGCGGGCGGCTGGAATATGTCGGCCCCGCAAATCGACTTTTACGGCGTGGAAGGCAAAAGCTACTACCAGAAACCAGCACCGCGCGAGCTGCGCACTGCCGAGCTGGTCGCCACCCGGAATTTCAACGCCGGGACGACCGGCTGGACGGTTACCGGCACGATCTCGCCCGCAGTGCCCGAAGACAGCGGCAGTATGCCAACGGGCGTTACCCAGGTGGCCACCATCAGCACGGGGAACAGCGTGAGCCAGACGGTCACATTTGCTGCCGCCACCTATAAGCGCCGGGCACAGCTTAAAGTGATCGCCCGCCGCAACCCGCCGCGCTACGATAGTGCCAACGAGTTTCCCGTAAACAGTCCCATTACCCTGGACAGCTACGATTTCGCAAACGTCAGGGCCATTGTGACAAAGGGAACCAACACGATCAGCATGAAACAGGTAGTGGGTATGCACTGGACGGAGGCGGTTTTCGAATTCGACGTGGCCGCCGGGGACACGTCCTATACCATCGGCATCCAAAAGGATGATCAGGACTTTGAATTAGCCGATTTGAGCCTGAAAATAGAGTAA